The Nesterenkonia xinjiangensis genome contains a region encoding:
- a CDS encoding GNAT family N-acetyltransferase, which yields MTSPQWTITPLTQENWSDFEAVMGERGGSRGCWCMHWRLSIAEWMANKGEGNKAAMRAVAGGAATPGVVGSLDGEPLAWCSFGDRADFPRMRRSPLLMPIDDQPVVSLACLLLRRDRRGQDLLAAWITAVCGYLAETSSIRTVEAYPVEPPHGRTAGPDTAMTGIASAFAAAGFIEVARPSFDRPVMRYQLP from the coding sequence ATGACTTCTCCTCAGTGGACGATCACCCCGTTGACACAGGAGAACTGGTCCGACTTCGAGGCAGTGATGGGCGAGCGGGGCGGATCACGTGGCTGCTGGTGCATGCACTGGCGACTGAGCATCGCTGAGTGGATGGCCAACAAGGGCGAGGGCAACAAAGCAGCCATGCGCGCCGTGGCAGGAGGTGCGGCGACACCAGGAGTGGTGGGCTCCCTCGACGGTGAACCGCTGGCGTGGTGCTCTTTCGGCGACCGCGCTGACTTTCCCCGGATGCGACGGTCTCCCCTGCTGATGCCGATCGATGACCAACCGGTCGTGTCGCTGGCCTGCCTTCTCCTCAGGAGAGACCGTCGGGGTCAGGACCTGTTGGCAGCATGGATCACGGCGGTGTGCGGCTACCTGGCGGAGACCTCCTCGATCCGGACCGTCGAGGCCTACCCGGTCGAGCCGCCCCATGGCCGGACCGCCGGCCCGGACACCGCGATGACCGGTATCGCCAGCGCGTTCGCCGCCGCCGGTTTCATCGAGGTCGCCCGCCCCTCGTTCGACCGGCCCGTGATGAGGTACCAGCTGCCATGA
- a CDS encoding alpha/beta fold hydrolase gives MMKRSAKTRHRYLEVEGLQLRYREAGVPSSTAVILLHGAPSSSHSFREVLPILGHHAYVVAPDIPGFGFSDAPGVDEYEYTYENLSHVIDALIEELGVHRYVLYVTDYSTPVGYFMATRHPERVLGLVVQNGNAHEAGLNEGWDSARRFWVEPTAENRAALPEWLTFEGTRDTYLAGLPEHLAELHPRESWHLDWERLCRPGNTEVYFQFFYDYRKHVARFPEIAEYHAAFQPPCLVLWGRHDTAFDIAEVFAYHQALAHVEAHIYDAGHFLLETHATEVADLLVTFVHDILERTRMAA, from the coding sequence GGGAGTACCCTCGTCGACCGCAGTCATCCTGCTGCACGGAGCCCCGAGCTCATCCCACTCCTTCCGTGAGGTCCTGCCGATCCTGGGCCATCACGCGTACGTAGTTGCACCGGACATCCCCGGATTCGGATTCTCCGATGCACCTGGCGTGGACGAGTACGAGTACACCTACGAGAACCTGTCACACGTGATCGATGCATTGATCGAGGAGCTCGGTGTGCACAGGTACGTGCTGTACGTGACGGACTACAGCACGCCGGTGGGGTATTTCATGGCCACTCGACACCCCGAGCGGGTGCTGGGGCTCGTGGTGCAGAACGGCAACGCGCACGAGGCGGGCCTCAATGAGGGATGGGACTCTGCTCGCAGGTTCTGGGTGGAGCCGACCGCGGAGAACAGGGCCGCCTTGCCGGAATGGCTGACCTTCGAGGGAACTCGAGACACCTACCTCGCGGGCCTGCCTGAACACCTCGCAGAGCTGCACCCGCGAGAGTCGTGGCATCTGGACTGGGAGCGCCTGTGCCGACCGGGCAACACGGAGGTGTACTTCCAGTTCTTCTACGACTACCGCAAGCACGTGGCGCGTTTCCCCGAGATCGCTGAATACCATGCGGCGTTCCAGCCGCCATGCCTGGTGCTCTGGGGCCGCCACGACACTGCGTTCGACATCGCTGAGGTATTCGCGTACCACCAGGCGTTGGCCCATGTCGAGGCACACATCTACGACGCCGGACACTTCCTTCTGGAGACCCACGCCACCGAGGTCGCAGACCTCCTGGTCACCTTCGTCCACGACATACTCGAGCGCACGAGGATGGCCGCATGA